A stretch of Fundicoccus culcitae DNA encodes these proteins:
- a CDS encoding putative metal homeostasis protein codes for MSTHKQAKSRAYREMKSPNKKTARRALKTIKAAKRGKIA; via the coding sequence ATGTCCACACACAAACAAGCTAAATCCCGCGCCTACCGCGAAATGAAAAGCCCCAACAAAAAAACAGCCCGCCGCGCTTTAAAAACCATCAAAGCCGCTAAACGCGGCAAAATCGCTTAA
- a CDS encoding serpin family protein → MKKNWLIKLTTAILLFPTGLSTVTAQEEFVTDLAEQTQEFAGPLRNNFDATENFVYSPFSYYLALTLLEAGLTNEQQTQLDDILVHPDYSRQDYFNELADFLETSVTAEQQPFDTMQLALGREGKTWQPAYQEAVEALQGQAEIIDFSNTHSYQELNDTIADFTRGLIDPYFSQDRIADLAANEDLQLILMNLLYFKSNWRNEFYAGWTSSDIYYGVESETTVDMMHQTEYFDYVETADFQAVKLPYENQAELVVVLPAKATSNEAMWVFYQEALASEDWERRNIDLSLPKWEMEDAYDLTETLAVYGLEFTDSLGATQFFQDDQELAVSKILQSVVFKLDEDGTEAAAVTEIDIEVTSAPIVEDPIEMRVERPFVYGLNYQNVPLFEGINWQLGE, encoded by the coding sequence ATGAAGAAGAATTGGTTAATTAAACTTACGACGGCTATCTTATTATTCCCCACAGGATTGTCAACCGTGACGGCACAAGAAGAATTCGTCACAGACTTAGCTGAACAGACGCAAGAATTTGCTGGACCTTTACGAAATAACTTTGACGCAACCGAAAATTTTGTCTATTCACCTTTTTCCTATTATTTAGCGCTCACACTTTTAGAAGCTGGCTTAACCAATGAACAACAGACCCAATTGGATGACATATTGGTTCACCCAGACTACAGCCGGCAAGATTACTTTAATGAATTGGCAGATTTCTTAGAGACCTCAGTTACCGCCGAGCAACAACCTTTTGATACGATGCAACTCGCACTAGGGCGCGAAGGGAAAACCTGGCAACCAGCTTATCAAGAAGCCGTTGAAGCTTTGCAAGGTCAAGCCGAAATAATTGATTTTTCCAACACCCATAGTTACCAAGAACTCAACGATACTATCGCTGACTTCACCCGTGGATTAATTGATCCCTACTTTTCGCAAGACCGCATAGCGGACCTAGCGGCTAACGAAGACTTGCAACTCATTTTGATGAATTTGCTTTACTTTAAATCCAACTGGCGGAATGAATTTTATGCCGGATGGACTAGCAGTGATATTTATTATGGGGTTGAAAGTGAAACGACCGTCGATATGATGCACCAGACGGAATATTTTGACTATGTCGAAACGGCGGATTTTCAGGCGGTGAAGTTGCCGTATGAGAATCAGGCGGAGTTGGTGGTGGTTTTGCCGGCGAAAGCGACGAGCAATGAGGCGATGTGGGTGTTCTATCAAGAAGCGCTTGCCAGTGAGGATTGGGAGCGTCGGAATATCGATTTATCCTTGCCGAAGTGGGAAATGGAAGACGCGTATGATTTGACTGAGACCCTCGCCGTGTATGGATTAGAGTTTACCGATAGTTTAGGGGCAACCCAATTTTTCCAAGATGACCAAGAATTGGCTGTTAGCAAGATTTTGCAATCCGTCGTTTTCAAGTTGGATGAGGATGGGACAGAGGCGGCTGCGGTGACCGAGATTGATATTGAGGTGACGTCAGCGCCCATCGTTGAAGATCCGATTGAAATGCGGGTAGAACGCCCGTTTGTTTACGGCTTAAACTACCAAAATGTCCCCTTATTTGAAGGAATTAATTGGCAATTAGGCGAATAA
- a CDS encoding aspartate kinase, producing the protein MKVAKFGGSSLSSAQQLVKVGNIIKHDPAIRFVVVSAPGKRHNDDYKVTDRLIDLAIAQKNGLDMEAIQADIIGRYQSMVDDLGLDQAIITSFKLTLNKYLETLKGNYPRLLDALKSCGEDFNAQLITAYFNQLGINARYISPLEIGIIVTDEPANAQLLPESYDLIREWRNQDELLVIPGFFGYSKSGNIVTFPRGGSDITGAIITRGVQADIYENFTDMSYIYSAHPKMIDNPHPIAEITYREMRELSYAGFSIFHDEALEPLYQVNIPVMIRDTNHPEIEGTKIVASRDNIKEYPVIGISSDEGFTSITLRKYLLNRELGYTSRLLQIFEDQKISIEHVPTGIDNITVVFRTRQLTRPNQLNAIIHEIEETLSPEWISVEDDLAILVIVGEGMREVTGIAHKAMTALALEDINILMINQGGSQISLFIGIKIKDQEAAIRGMYQQYFG; encoded by the coding sequence ATGAAAGTAGCAAAATTTGGTGGTAGTTCGTTAAGCTCTGCCCAACAGTTAGTTAAAGTAGGCAATATTATTAAACATGACCCCGCTATTCGTTTTGTTGTCGTAAGTGCCCCCGGCAAACGCCATAATGACGATTATAAGGTGACCGACCGCTTAATCGATTTGGCGATTGCCCAGAAAAACGGTTTGGATATGGAAGCGATTCAGGCGGATATTATTGGTCGCTACCAGTCAATGGTCGATGACTTAGGCTTGGATCAAGCGATAATCACTTCATTTAAACTAACCCTTAATAAATATCTGGAAACCCTTAAGGGAAATTACCCGCGCCTATTGGATGCCCTGAAATCATGTGGTGAGGACTTTAACGCCCAACTAATTACTGCTTATTTTAATCAACTCGGGATTAATGCCCGTTACATATCACCTTTAGAAATCGGCATCATCGTGACCGACGAACCGGCCAATGCACAACTTTTACCTGAATCTTATGATTTGATTCGGGAATGGCGCAACCAAGACGAACTCCTCGTAATCCCAGGCTTTTTCGGTTATTCTAAGTCAGGCAATATCGTGACTTTCCCGCGCGGAGGTTCGGACATCACCGGTGCCATTATTACCCGTGGCGTTCAAGCCGATATTTATGAAAATTTCACGGACATGAGCTACATTTATTCAGCCCATCCGAAAATGATTGACAACCCCCACCCCATCGCCGAGATTACCTATCGCGAAATGCGGGAGCTGTCCTACGCCGGTTTCAGCATTTTTCACGATGAAGCCCTTGAACCCCTCTATCAAGTAAATATCCCTGTGATGATTCGGGATACTAACCATCCGGAGATTGAAGGCACCAAAATTGTTGCTTCCCGCGACAATATCAAAGAATACCCGGTCATTGGTATTTCAAGTGACGAAGGCTTTACTTCTATTACTTTACGTAAATATCTCTTGAACCGCGAGTTGGGTTATACTAGCCGCTTGCTACAAATTTTCGAAGACCAAAAGATTTCAATCGAGCATGTACCAACCGGTATCGATAATATCACCGTTGTGTTCCGCACCCGTCAATTAACCCGACCTAATCAATTAAATGCGATTATTCATGAAATCGAAGAAACCTTATCGCCAGAGTGGATTAGTGTCGAAGACGATTTGGCCATTTTGGTCATCGTTGGCGAAGGCATGCGTGAAGTCACAGGCATCGCCCACAAAGCCATGACTGCCTTGGCTTTAGAAGACATTAATATCTTAATGATTAACCAAGGCGGCTCACAAATTAGTTTGTTCATTGGTATTAAAATCAAAGACCAAGAAGCCGCCATCCGTGGCATGTATCAGCAGTACTTTGGATAA
- a CDS encoding sugar phosphate isomerase/epimerase family protein — protein sequence MLGLCSVTFSDKRVSEVVAIAKEAGLDGIEWSAKAHVKPGDWRLAFETLRECRAAGLTIPSYGTYYTVGSYEDFDVILQTAEILEASAIRVWAGEEGSVETSDEKRQAIVADAQRIAKLAAKNKQSIHFEYHRHSLTDTPESALQLMKEVDQPNVFLYWQPAESLTVVERVNSFRQLAPMVSTLHVFHWKDYNHRFPLEDGKTEWQQYIQIAQSQTPMPNYLFEFVKDNDPAQLITDVAAFKAWLIAESK from the coding sequence ATGTTGGGATTGTGTTCAGTGACGTTTAGTGACAAACGTGTCAGTGAAGTGGTTGCCATCGCAAAAGAAGCGGGGCTAGATGGAATTGAATGGTCGGCCAAAGCCCATGTGAAGCCCGGCGACTGGCGTTTAGCATTCGAAACTTTGCGAGAATGCAGAGCAGCGGGGTTAACCATCCCGTCCTACGGCACTTACTACACCGTTGGAAGTTACGAAGATTTTGACGTCATTTTACAGACAGCGGAGATTTTGGAAGCAAGCGCAATCAGGGTCTGGGCAGGCGAAGAAGGTTCAGTGGAAACTAGCGATGAGAAACGGCAGGCTATCGTCGCGGATGCTCAACGAATCGCAAAATTAGCTGCAAAAAATAAGCAATCGATTCATTTTGAATACCATCGCCACAGCTTAACCGATACGCCGGAAAGTGCGTTGCAGTTGATGAAAGAAGTTGACCAACCCAATGTGTTTTTATACTGGCAACCCGCAGAAAGTTTGACTGTCGTTGAGCGTGTCAACAGCTTTCGCCAACTCGCCCCCATGGTCTCAACTTTACACGTTTTTCACTGGAAAGACTACAACCATCGTTTTCCGTTAGAAGATGGCAAAACCGAATGGCAGCAATACATCCAAATAGCCCAATCTCAAACACCAATGCCTAATTACTTGTTCGAATTTGTCAAAGATAATGATCCCGCACAACTAATCACCGACGTCGCAGCGTTTAAGGCCTGGTTAATAGCGGAAAGTAAATGA
- a CDS encoding aldo/keto reductase encodes MGLMEIFTLNDGNQLPAVGFGTVALKGASGVNAILSALNAGYRMIDTSTNYNNEGAVGEAIRRSVVPRNEILVTSKLPGAAHAYDQAIEWIQESLYRLGLDYFDQYLIHWPLPKQDKYVEAWQALVDAQKFGLIRSIGVSNFLPEHLDRVIDATGVTPAVNQIERHPYFNNQALVDYNNQLGIVTQAWSPFGRDKLDILGEKALQPIAEKYGKAVSQIVLRWNIQNGVIPIVKAASYKNQVANLDVFDFELLEGDIALINQLDRGEEGRVEGQHPNTYEEFD; translated from the coding sequence ATGGGTTTGATGGAGATATTTACTTTAAATGATGGGAATCAATTGCCGGCGGTTGGGTTTGGGACGGTGGCTTTGAAAGGGGCCAGCGGAGTTAATGCGATTTTGTCGGCTTTGAATGCGGGGTATCGGATGATTGATACGTCAACGAATTATAATAATGAAGGGGCTGTGGGTGAGGCGATTCGGCGGTCGGTCGTTCCGCGTAATGAGATTTTGGTGACGAGTAAGTTGCCGGGTGCGGCGCATGCGTATGACCAGGCGATTGAGTGGATTCAGGAGTCTTTGTATCGTTTAGGCTTGGATTATTTTGATCAATATTTGATTCACTGGCCGTTGCCTAAGCAAGATAAATATGTTGAAGCTTGGCAAGCATTGGTCGATGCGCAAAAGTTTGGTTTGATTCGTTCGATTGGAGTGTCTAATTTTCTGCCGGAACATTTGGATCGTGTGATTGATGCGACAGGTGTAACGCCTGCGGTGAATCAAATTGAGCGTCATCCTTATTTTAACAATCAAGCCTTGGTGGATTATAATAATCAATTAGGGATTGTGACGCAAGCGTGGAGTCCATTTGGTCGTGATAAGTTAGATATTTTAGGAGAAAAGGCTTTGCAGCCTATCGCTGAAAAATATGGGAAGGCTGTTTCACAAATTGTTCTGCGTTGGAATATCCAAAATGGTGTTATTCCAATCGTGAAGGCTGCTTCCTATAAAAATCAAGTAGCTAATTTAGATGTGTTTGATTTTGAGTTATTAGAAGGCGATATAGCTTTAATTAATCAATTGGATCGCGGTGAAGAGGGTCGTGTGGAAGGTCAACATCCCAATACTTATGAAGAATTTGATTAG
- a CDS encoding thioesterase family protein — protein MEKVLEKRFLVTDDMSAAKIGSGSVPVLSSPSLVALMEITSMTWMLPLLDEDQTSVGVEFNLKHLAASELGVTVRIVSKMVENDGRSYAFELEAFDGELLVATATHKRFVVDEKRFMDKLMNR, from the coding sequence ATGGAAAAGGTTTTAGAAAAGCGCTTTTTAGTTACAGATGATATGAGTGCCGCAAAAATCGGGTCTGGTAGCGTGCCTGTTTTATCGAGCCCGTCGTTAGTGGCATTAATGGAAATTACTTCAATGACTTGGATGCTTCCTTTATTAGATGAAGATCAAACCAGTGTCGGCGTTGAGTTTAACTTAAAACACTTGGCGGCTTCTGAGCTAGGCGTAACAGTTAGAATTGTTTCAAAGATGGTTGAGAACGATGGACGTTCTTATGCGTTTGAGTTGGAAGCCTTTGATGGGGAGCTCCTGGTTGCTACAGCAACCCACAAACGTTTTGTAGTTGATGAGAAACGCTTTATGGATAAGTTGATGAACCGTTAA
- a CDS encoding aspartate/glutamate racemase family protein, with translation MKTIGLIGGMSWESTVTYYQIINETIKNELGGLHSAKIILYSVDFAEIEAFQASGEWDKSAAVLTDAAQKLETAGADFIVVCTNTMHKVAPQIQAQIGIPIIHIADATAKELEKQNIKKVALLGTKYTMTQTFYTERITQKGIEVIIPNEKDAALINQVIYDELCLGIIKDESRNQVIQMIEQLKNRGAEGVILGCTEIGLLIKQNDTTLPVFDTTQIHAQAAALQAL, from the coding sequence TTGAAAACAATTGGTTTAATTGGCGGGATGAGTTGGGAAAGTACCGTCACGTATTATCAAATAATCAACGAGACCATAAAGAACGAACTCGGTGGCTTACACTCAGCGAAAATAATCCTATACAGTGTTGATTTTGCAGAAATTGAAGCCTTTCAAGCCAGTGGCGAATGGGATAAAAGTGCCGCTGTTTTAACTGACGCAGCCCAGAAATTAGAAACGGCTGGGGCCGATTTTATTGTTGTCTGTACCAATACCATGCATAAAGTCGCTCCGCAAATTCAGGCGCAAATTGGTATTCCAATTATTCATATTGCCGACGCAACCGCCAAAGAACTCGAAAAGCAAAACATAAAAAAAGTCGCTTTACTTGGGACTAAATATACCATGACGCAAACGTTTTACACAGAAAGAATCACACAAAAAGGGATTGAGGTTATCATTCCCAACGAAAAAGATGCAGCCTTAATCAATCAAGTGATTTATGACGAGCTATGCTTAGGTATCATTAAAGATGAATCAAGAAATCAAGTGATACAAATGATCGAGCAACTCAAAAACCGAGGTGCAGAAGGTGTCATTCTTGGTTGCACCGAAATTGGTTTACTAATCAAACAAAATGATACTACTTTACCCGTTTTTGATACCACACAAATCCACGCACAAGCAGCAGCCTTACAAGCCCTGTAA
- a CDS encoding thioredoxin family protein encodes MEKQLNTLEEVRNFINSEKYALLFVAGHTCSVCHALEPQVDRLLTNYPDVQTAIAYIEDIPELAGEFLIFTVPVVILFEDGKRMDSMARFVPIADLDKKLTMMTQ; translated from the coding sequence ATGGAAAAACAACTTAATACCTTAGAAGAAGTTCGTAACTTTATTAATTCAGAAAAATATGCCTTATTATTTGTGGCAGGTCATACCTGTTCAGTATGTCACGCCCTCGAACCGCAAGTCGATCGTCTTTTGACTAACTACCCCGATGTTCAAACAGCAATTGCTTATATCGAAGATATTCCCGAGTTAGCCGGTGAATTTTTGATTTTCACGGTGCCGGTCGTCATCTTGTTTGAAGACGGCAAGCGCATGGATTCAATGGCACGTTTTGTACCCATTGCGGATTTAGATAAGAAATTGACTATGATGACCCAGTGA
- a CDS encoding DUF1801 domain-containing protein, with protein MSEAKFQPTGESVAAFIVSIGHAKKEADAWVLVDLFKEVTGHEPKMWYPSIIGFGDYHWVYESGREGDSALLAFSPRKAKISLYLEPAFPEREELLTRLGKHTTGKSCVYVNKLADVDMDVLKAMLEASLRYTLEQHPEVEVKGS; from the coding sequence ATGTCAGAAGCAAAATTCCAGCCGACCGGGGAAAGTGTGGCGGCGTTTATCGTGTCGATTGGGCATGCGAAGAAGGAAGCGGATGCCTGGGTGTTGGTGGATTTGTTTAAAGAGGTGACGGGGCACGAGCCGAAGATGTGGTACCCGAGTATCATTGGGTTTGGGGATTATCATTGGGTGTATGAGTCTGGTCGTGAGGGGGATTCTGCGCTGTTGGCTTTTTCGCCGCGCAAGGCAAAGATTAGTTTGTATTTAGAGCCGGCGTTTCCGGAGCGTGAGGAACTGTTGACGCGGTTGGGTAAGCATACGACCGGCAAGTCTTGTGTGTATGTGAATAAGTTGGCCGATGTGGACATGGATGTGTTGAAGGCGATGCTGGAAGCGTCCTTGCGTTATACCTTGGAGCAGCATCCGGAGGTTGAGGTCAAGGGTAGTTAG
- a CDS encoding S9 family peptidase: MNQISKESLFELKSINQLAQCYYRTYFTQTELNQEENRYETSMNSIALKTKEIRQWFPKTSTLHSITVAPNLGKLIFIASLTFKDKPQIFTMPLDGGSPVPLTEEADGVSSYYWLPGSDVLYYQTSEKEKADEETKRPQPLTVTHLTYKADGSGFIDFEKQHLIRKITITDSQSETIMTSSDAFSLSYVAKDESYLLFNSAKDPEDDWAYGQKVYRYDLATKEKAPFFAEQYTGYYYFAKANEAEDSLLFFGNEFTYQFVTLTDIYLYDVKTAELKCLTVDLDVEIGDAFVGDFQQNAKGVGVLWLDDNRFVFDTSEHGQSKLYIGDRQGNIEWLFDAPMHLTSAALNVAKDQLTVTYSTPTQPSAMAQISINTAAFTEFYNPNAAFMEAHQVVDPERFWFKGYADWDIQGWYLPPVEKADKHAAILYIHGGPQVAYGETFFHEMQWLAAQGYGVIMLNPRGGNSYGQAFVASILGDYGNHDFDDLMLGVDAVLANHPEIDTDHLYVAGGSYGGFMTNWIVTHTDRFKAAVSQRSISNWLSFYGTSDIGAFFVEFQLQNDLSNMQRLWDMSPLAYADQAKTPLLLMHGENDLRCPQEQAEQMYVAMKKQGVPTKMMLFPMSSHGLSREGLPNLRLERLQAIVDWFKTYQ, from the coding sequence ATGAATCAGATTTCAAAAGAAAGTTTATTTGAGCTTAAGAGTATTAACCAATTAGCGCAGTGCTATTACCGCACTTATTTTACGCAAACTGAGTTGAATCAAGAAGAAAATCGTTATGAAACGTCGATGAACAGCATTGCTTTGAAAACCAAAGAAATTCGTCAATGGTTTCCTAAAACGAGCACACTGCACAGCATCACAGTGGCGCCCAACTTAGGCAAACTGATATTTATTGCGAGTTTGACCTTCAAAGATAAACCGCAGATTTTCACGATGCCGTTGGATGGCGGGAGCCCGGTGCCACTTACCGAGGAGGCTGATGGCGTCAGCTCTTACTATTGGTTGCCAGGCAGCGACGTGCTTTACTACCAAACGTCTGAAAAGGAAAAGGCGGATGAAGAAACGAAACGACCCCAGCCGTTAACGGTGACACATCTGACTTATAAAGCCGATGGCAGCGGATTTATCGATTTTGAAAAGCAACACCTTATCCGTAAAATAACTATCACCGATTCTCAGTCTGAAACGATTATGACATCAAGCGATGCTTTTAGTTTAAGCTATGTGGCGAAAGATGAATCTTATTTGCTGTTCAATTCGGCTAAGGATCCTGAGGATGATTGGGCTTATGGGCAAAAAGTTTACCGCTATGACCTAGCCACCAAAGAAAAGGCGCCTTTTTTCGCTGAACAATATACGGGCTATTATTACTTTGCTAAAGCCAATGAAGCGGAAGATAGCTTGCTCTTTTTTGGCAATGAATTTACCTATCAATTTGTGACGCTCACAGATATTTATTTGTATGATGTGAAAACGGCTGAGTTGAAGTGTTTAACAGTGGATTTGGATGTTGAAATTGGCGATGCCTTCGTCGGGGATTTTCAGCAAAATGCTAAGGGTGTGGGCGTGTTGTGGTTGGACGATAATCGGTTTGTTTTTGATACTTCCGAGCACGGGCAGTCTAAATTATATATCGGGGATCGCCAAGGGAACATCGAATGGCTGTTTGACGCGCCCATGCATTTGACGAGCGCCGCCCTCAACGTGGCGAAAGACCAACTAACGGTGACTTACTCAACCCCAACCCAGCCCAGCGCCATGGCGCAAATCTCAATAAATACCGCTGCTTTTACTGAGTTTTACAATCCTAACGCCGCTTTTATGGAAGCTCATCAAGTGGTTGACCCCGAGCGTTTTTGGTTCAAGGGTTATGCTGATTGGGATATTCAAGGCTGGTATTTACCACCTGTGGAAAAAGCTGACAAGCATGCAGCTATTTTGTATATTCATGGGGGTCCGCAAGTGGCTTATGGCGAAACATTCTTTCATGAAATGCAGTGGTTGGCCGCTCAAGGTTATGGGGTCATTATGTTAAATCCACGTGGAGGAAATTCTTATGGGCAAGCGTTTGTGGCATCTATTTTAGGGGATTATGGTAACCATGATTTTGATGATTTGATGTTAGGGGTGGATGCTGTTTTAGCCAATCATCCGGAAATTGATACCGACCACTTGTATGTAGCGGGTGGCAGTTATGGTGGCTTTATGACCAATTGGATTGTGACGCATACGGATCGTTTTAAGGCTGCGGTTAGTCAACGATCCATTTCGAATTGGCTTAGCTTTTATGGGACCAGTGATATTGGTGCGTTCTTTGTCGAGTTCCAATTACAAAATGACTTGTCTAATATGCAGCGTTTGTGGGACATGTCGCCATTAGCTTACGCTGACCAAGCTAAGACACCTTTGTTATTGATGCATGGTGAAAATGATTTGCGGTGTCCGCAAGAACAAGCGGAACAAATGTATGTGGCGATGAAGAAACAAGGGGTACCAACTAAAATGATGCTATTTCCAATGTCTAGCCATGGGCTGTCACGTGAAGGCTTGCCCAACTTAAGGTTAGAACGTCTCCAAGCGATAGTGGATTGGTTTAAGACATATCAATAA
- a CDS encoding ABC transporter substrate-binding protein, translated as MNFKKIGLGLVAGVMLWSNSGAVLAQESVLLGGNFELSGSQASYGSPVSEGFDLAIKQMNEAGGLLDGLMIEGLVYDNTSDMTESAAITTRLANEGVVGIIGPTTTGNVLAQVPALEDGQLPGIVPAATGDGLTLDESGTVLDYLFRVCFEDSYQGYVAANYLYDTLGVTQVAVVYDQALDYSVGLRDAFVEQFTAIGGTIVTQETMATGDTDFSSVLTNLLTQNVEALYVPVYYTEGGLFIKQAREFGLEIPVVGADGYHNDTLIELAGTENANNVYYTSHFSLMSDNEKTAAFVAAFEEEYGKQPDTFSALAYDATQLMMFAIEEAGSTDRNAIRDALENIDYFEGVTGSFSIDENHNPVKSVVVIGLENGEETSVIEVAPE; from the coding sequence ATGAATTTCAAAAAAATTGGATTAGGTTTAGTTGCTGGTGTCATGTTATGGTCAAATAGTGGAGCCGTCTTAGCACAAGAATCTGTCCTTTTAGGTGGTAACTTTGAATTATCTGGTTCACAGGCCTCCTATGGATCACCGGTAAGTGAAGGCTTCGATCTAGCGATTAAGCAGATGAATGAAGCGGGTGGTTTACTTGATGGTTTGATGATTGAAGGATTGGTTTATGATAATACATCCGATATGACGGAATCAGCAGCAATCACGACGCGTTTAGCTAATGAAGGGGTAGTGGGTATTATTGGGCCAACGACTACCGGTAATGTTTTGGCGCAAGTGCCTGCTTTAGAAGATGGCCAACTGCCGGGGATTGTGCCGGCTGCAACAGGTGATGGGTTGACGTTAGATGAGTCGGGGACGGTTTTGGATTATTTATTTAGGGTTTGTTTTGAAGATAGTTACCAAGGGTATGTAGCTGCCAACTATTTGTATGACACCTTAGGTGTGACGCAAGTGGCGGTAGTTTACGATCAGGCATTAGATTATTCGGTAGGTTTACGTGATGCCTTTGTTGAGCAGTTTACTGCGATTGGTGGAACCATAGTGACGCAAGAAACAATGGCGACTGGCGATACGGACTTCTCATCCGTGTTAACGAACTTGTTGACGCAAAATGTGGAGGCTTTGTATGTACCCGTTTATTATACCGAAGGCGGCCTATTCATAAAACAAGCGCGTGAGTTTGGTTTGGAAATTCCAGTTGTTGGAGCGGACGGGTATCATAATGATACTTTGATTGAGTTAGCGGGGACAGAGAATGCTAACAATGTCTACTATACCTCGCACTTCTCATTAATGTCTGACAATGAGAAAACGGCGGCCTTTGTTGCGGCTTTCGAGGAAGAGTATGGTAAGCAACCAGATACATTCTCGGCCTTGGCGTATGATGCGACTCAATTAATGATGTTTGCGATTGAAGAAGCAGGATCAACCGACCGTAACGCCATTCGTGATGCCTTAGAAAATATTGATTATTTTGAAGGGGTAACCGGATCGTTTTCAATTGACGAAAACCACAACCCTGTTAAATCGGTAGTGGTGATTGGCTTGGAAAACGGCGAGGAAACATCAGTTATAGAAGTTGCACCGGAATAG
- a CDS encoding ABC transporter substrate-binding protein, whose protein sequence is MNFKKLGLGLVAGVMLWSNSGAVLAQESVVLGGNFELSGQYAAYGTPMREGFDLAIKHMNENGGLLDGLTVEAVVYDNTSDMTESAAVTTRLANEGVVGVVGPATTGDVLAQVPVLQENQLPGVVPAATGDGLTLDDNGELLEYLFRVCFEDSYQGYVGANYMFDTLGVTRVAVVSDQTLDYSVGLRDAFVAQFTALGGTVVTEETLTTGDTDFSAALTNLLTQDVEALYVPVYYTEAGLFIKQAREFGLDLPVMGADGYHNDTLVELAGDANATDVYYTSHFSLLSENEKTVEFVAAFEEEYGKQPDTFSALAYDATLLLMNAIDTAGSTDRDAVRDAISATTDFEGVTGTFSMDENNNPVKSVVVLGLENGVETSVVEVAPE, encoded by the coding sequence ATGAATTTCAAGAAGTTAGGGTTAGGTTTAGTTGCAGGGGTCATGTTATGGTCAAATAGTGGAGCGGTATTGGCACAAGAATCAGTTGTTTTAGGTGGTAACTTTGAATTATCCGGCCAATATGCAGCCTACGGAACACCGATGCGTGAAGGGTTTGACTTGGCGATCAAACATATGAACGAAAATGGTGGTTTATTAGATGGCTTAACCGTTGAGGCTGTTGTTTATGACAATACTTCTGATATGACTGAGTCAGCTGCTGTAACCACACGTTTAGCAAATGAAGGCGTCGTCGGTGTAGTCGGACCTGCAACCACAGGTGACGTATTAGCTCAAGTTCCCGTTTTACAAGAAAATCAATTACCAGGTGTTGTACCGGCCGCAACAGGTGACGGCTTAACCTTAGATGATAATGGCGAATTATTAGAATATTTATTCCGAGTATGTTTTGAAGATAGCTACCAGGGATATGTAGGTGCCAACTATATGTTTGATACACTAGGTGTCACCCGTGTTGCAGTGGTATCTGATCAAACGTTAGATTATTCAGTTGGTTTACGGGATGCCTTTGTGGCACAATTTACCGCTTTAGGTGGAACAGTTGTGACTGAAGAAACCTTAACGACAGGCGATACGGACTTCTCAGCTGCTTTAACTAACCTTTTAACCCAAGATGTTGAAGCTTTATACGTGCCGGTTTATTACACGGAAGCTGGCTTATTCATCAAACAAGCGCGTGAATTTGGCTTAGATTTACCAGTAATGGGTGCGGATGGTTACCATAATGATACTTTAGTTGAATTAGCTGGCGATGCTAATGCAACAGACGTTTACTACACGTCTCACTTCTCATTACTTTCAGAAAATGAAAAAACCGTTGAATTCGTAGCAGCCTTTGAAGAAGAATATGGTAAACAACCAGATACCTTCTCAGCTTTAGCTTATGATGCGACGTTATTATTAATGAATGCTATCGATACAGCTGGATCAACTGATCGTGATGCTGTCCGTGATGCCATTTCTGCAACGACCGATTTTGAAGGCGTAACAGGTACGTTCTCAATGGACGAAAACAATAACCCAGTTAAATCCGTTGTTGTTCTTGGTCTTGAAAATGGTGTTGAAACCTCCGTTGTTGAAGTTGCTCCTGAATAA